The window TGGGCGTCTGCGGCCTGATCGGCTACGCCGGGCTGTATCTCGCGCCGGCCGAGGGCGCCTGGGCCTGGGCCCTGCTGCTCGGCATCGCGAACTGCGCTTTCCCGCTCGCCCTCACCATGGTCGGTATGCGGGCCAAGACCGGCCCGGGCGTGGCCCAGCTGTCGGCGTTCGCACAGAGCACCGGCTACCTGATCTCCATCCCGGGGCCGCTCCTGGTGGGCGTCCTCTACCAGCACAGTGGCGGCTGGGGCCTGCCGCTCACACTGATGGGCGCCCTGATGGTCCCGCAGATGGTGGTCGGCTGGCTGGCGGGCCGCGACCGCACGGTGGAGGAGGAGGCGGGCCGCTGAACCGGCGCGCGGCGTCGGCCTCACCCCGGGGCGTACCGCGCCCGGGGTGGGTGCGACACTTGCCCCATGCCAGTGCTCGATCCGAATCCCCAGCATGGTCAGAAGAAGATGCTGCTCGTGTTCGGCGCCTTCTTCGCGATCTTCATCGTCATCGGCGTCATCGCCACGATCGCCTCGCCGTGACCGGCCCTCGCCCCGCCGATGGTGGGGCTGGCCCCCCTGTCCCCTAGGGGGTGAGGGTCAGGGTCAAGTGGGTGGGTCACCGGATGGGTTGGCCGCCGCCGATTCCGTAACTTCGAGGTGTGGCCGCGAGACGGGGGCCACCGGCCACTCGAAGAGCGGAGGCACCCATGTCGGCCCCTACGCAGACCCCGCCCCACCCGGCGACCCGGTCCGGCGTCGACAGCAGGCTCCCCTGGTGGGCCCTGGCCCTGCCGGCGCTTCTCTTCACCGCGCTGCTCGTCCTGATCCTGAACCCCTCCGGAGCCCACGCTGCCACCGGTGACCCCGTGGTCACCCACCTCTTCGAGCGGCTCCAGCAGCTGACAGCCCGCTGAGCACGGCCGAAGCCGGTGGTCAACTCCCTGCGCCCCATGGCGTGTTTCATGCGAAGCTGGATCTCATGAGCGTCGCAGAACCCCGCACGATTGTCCTCTTCCGCCATGCGAAAGCCGACTGGCCACAGGTGACCGATCACGAGCGTCCGCTTGCCGACCGGGGCCGAAAAGACGCGGCGGAGGCCGGGCGCAGGCTGGCCGACACCGGCATCCCAGTCGACCTGGCCCTGTGCTCCACCTCGGTCCGGACCCGGGAAACCTGGAAGCTCGCCGTCCATGAGTTCCCGCATCGGCCGAAAACCGTCTACGAAGAGCGGATCTACGAGGCCTCCCCGGGCGAACTGATCGCCGTGCTCAACGAGACCCCCGACGATGTGCGGAACGTCCTCATGATCGGCCACAACCCGGGCATCCAGGGCCTCGCCGACATCCTGGCGGGCTCGGCCGAGGACGACGCCCGCGAGCGGATGGACCGCCGTGGCTTCCCGGCCGCCGCCTTCGCCGTCCTGTCGTTCACCGGGTCATGGAAGAACGTGGAGCCCGGCGTGGCCGCGCTGGGCGACTACTGGGCGCCGACCGAGTGACCGTCGCCGCGTGACCGTGGGGCAGTGACAGGGGCCCGGCACCGCACGGTGCCGGGCCCCTCCTGCCTGCTTCAGACCGTGTCGAGGGTGTCCGCCGCCTCGACCTCTTCGCGCGTGACGCCCAGCAGGTACAGCACCGTGTCCAGGAACGGGAAATTCACCGCCGTGTGCGCGGCCTCGCGCACCACCGGCTTGGCGTTGAAGGCGACACCCAGACCGGCCGCGTTCAGCATGTCCAGGTCGTTCGCACCGTCACCGATCGCCACGGTCTGCGACAGCGGCACGCCCGCCTCCGCCGCGAACCGGCGCAGCAGCCGCGCCTTGCCCGCGCGGTCGACGATCTCGCCGGTGACCTTGCCCGTCAGCCTGCCGTCGACGATCTCCAGCGTGTTGGCCTGGGCGAAGTCCAGCCCCAGCCGCTCCTTCAGATCGTCGGTGACCTGGGTGAACCCGCCCGAGACGACACCGACTTGGTAGCCGAGCCGCTTCAGCGTACGGATCAGGGTGCGGGCGCCCGGCGTCAGCCGGACCTCGCTGCGCACCTTGTCCACCACCGAGGCGTCCAGCCCCTCCAGCAGCGCCACGCGCGCGTGCAGGGACTGCTCGAAGTCCAGATCCCCGCGCATCGCGGCCGCCGTCACCTCGGCGACCTTGTCCTCGCAGCCGGCGTGCGCGGCGAACAGCTCGATGACCTCGTCCTGGATGAGCGTCGAGTCGACGTCCATGACGACCAGGCGCTGCGCTCGCCGGTACAGACCGGCGGCGACGACCGCCACGTCGATGCCGAGCTTCGCCGCGTCGGGCGCCAGGGCGGTGCGCAGCGGCTCGGTCTCCACACCGGACACGGCGAACTCGACGGCGGTCACGGGGTACTTGGCGAGCCGGAAGATACGGTCGATGTTGCCGCCGGTCCTGGTGATCCGCGCGGTGACCGCGGCGGTCGCCTCCGAGGTGAGCGGATGCCCGAGCACGGTGACCAGGGAGCGGCCCAGTCCGCGCGGCCGGTTGTCGCCGAGGCCGGAGATGATCTCCGCCTGCATCTTCATCGACTCGGCCCAGCTATGGACGGTCGCCCGCAGATCTCCCTCGAGTCCGGGGGGCGGCTCGGTCACGAGCGCGCACAGCACCATCCGGCCACGGGTGACGACCTGCTCGATGTCGACGACGTCGACGGAGAAGGCCGCGAGGGTGTCGAAGAGGCCGGCCGTGATGCCCGGCCTGTCCTTGCCGAAGATCTTGACAAGGAGGGTGGGGACGTCAGAGGACGAGGTCTGCGATGCGCTCATGGTGGTTCCACCGTATCGGGCAGGCAGGTCACACCGCCCCTGAGGTCCGGCTGGCGGACGGCGAACACTGGGTGTCGTGTCGATGGCGTGAATCTTGCGTGCCGGTACGGCGTCCCTCCGGCCTCGGGATCACCTCCCGCCCCGCGGTTTCCGCGGCGGCGGGGGAGGAGGCGGGGGCGGCGGCCCGTCGTCCGGCCGGGGAGGCGGCCCGTTCCCGCTCCGCGGCCCGGGCGGCTGCCGGGGGCCTCGCGGAGGCGGCCCGACCGGCCGCGCCACGGTGGGCGCGCCGTACACGTCGCCGTTGCCGGGTTCGGTGGGCCTTGTGTCCGGCCGTCCCGCGTCCGGGGTGTCCGACCGTCCTCCGTCCGGTTGCCCTTCGTCATGCGGGCCCCGGCGTGCGTCGCCGGGCCGTGCGTCCTCCGGCTCCCGCAGTTCCTCCGGAACCCGGAGGTAGGGATTGGTGGCCGGGTTCGGCGGCCGGTACGGCGTACCTGGCGCGTAGGGCCCGGCTTCCCTCCCGTACGACGCCTGCTCGCTCTGACTCCCGGCCGCCCCGGTGCTCTCTGCGTGCTGGCCCGTGTCCTCTCCGTGCCAGCCCTGGCCCCCATCGCGCCGCCCGGCCGCGCTGGGCCAGCCGGTGCCCTCGCCGTACGGGCCCGTGCCCTCGCCGTGTCGGCCGGTGCGCTCGCTGTGCTGCCCAGCCTCGCCGTGCCAGCCCTGGCCCTCGCCGTACGAGCCCACCCCCGAGCCACCCCCCGCCCCCGCCACCCCATCCCCCCGGGCCAACACCGCCGCCGACCGCCCCGCGCCCCCGCTCGCCCACGCCAGCAACGCCCCCACCGCCCCGGCCCCCGCGCCCCACACCGCGCCCAGCAGCAGGGCCATGCCGAGATGCCCGTGCAGTTCGATGCCCGCACCGAACGCGTCGAAGCCGAGTACGGACAGGGAGGCGGTCACGGACACGTCCGTCAGCCAGGCCAGCAACGGCAGGGCCAGCGCGGTCGCGACCCCCAGCCGCAGCGCGCACCGGCCCGCGAAACCGAGGGCACCGGAACCCCGTACCGCCGCCGCCCCCGCGACGCTCCCCACCGGCGACCGCACCGCCGTCAGCACCCCCGCCAGCAGCATCATCAGCGCCGCAGCCACGCCCAGCAGCCACACCCGCCCGTCCAACTCGGCCAGCCTCCCCAGCGTCACCTGCTGGTCGGGGCGGGCCACGAGCAGATCGTCCAGCGGGTCCGGCAGGAAACGGGTCAGTTCACCCGTTGCCCGGCCGTCCCACGGCACGAACAGGCCGATCGGCACGCCCAGCCACACCCCGTTCGGCGCCCCGAGCAGTGCCGCGCCGGCGATGCGCCCGGGATGGTCGTCGCCGCTCGCCGCGTACGCCGCCGCGGCGAACCCCGCCGCCACGGCCACCAGCAGCACGGTCACCACCGCGGAAACGGTCGGCCGTACGACCCGGTGCACGGCCTCCCACCCCCGCGGCAGCGGCGTGCGGCGCGAGGCCAGCAGGGCGACGAGGAGGATCCCGGCCGACCACCCGAGCCCGCCGAACAGCGTGGGCACGGTGTCGACCGAGAACCCGACCGCCGCCTGCGCGTCGACCAGGTCCCCCAGCCGGTCCGGCAGCAGCCCGCCGATGTCCCCGGCGTCCCCGAGCCCGGGGATCTCCAGGCCGCCGCTTCCGCCCCCGCCCCCGCCGGTCAGGTCGTCCAGCCCCAGCGAGCCGCCGTCGATCGTGATGACGTCGTGCCCCGCCCAGGCCAGCCCGCCCAGCATCGCCACGAACAACGCGACCACCGCACCGGCACGCGCCAGGAGTTCGGCCGGTGATATCACAACTCCCGCCGCCCGCAAGGACCGAAGGAAGAAGTACGACAGCAGCAGCGCCCCGACCAGGCTCACCCCCAGTGGCGTGATCTCGATGGCCGTGTCCGCCTCCGCGCCCGTGAGGCCGAACACCGACACATCTCCGGACGGAGTGACCGAACCACCCGCCCCCAGGGCCACCACCGCCGCGGTCATCGGCCCCAACGACCCCGCCGTGTCCGCCTCCAGCAGCCGCAGCCCCAGGGCCGCCGTGCCCGCCATCCCGATCAACGCCCAGCTCACGGCGGCGACGGCGGACATCAGCACGTCCCCCCACGGCACGCGCGCGCCGTCACTCGCCCTCTCGACACCTGTACCGGCACCCATGGCAGACCCCCCGATCCGCTACGCGGCGGGAACTCCGCGCATGTCCCCCTCGCGACGAAATACCACTCTCCGGCCCGGTTTCAACCCCGTCAACGGAATCGGCCGAGGCGTCCGTGCGCGGTTTTCACAAGGCCCGACTTTCGGTCAGGGGGCCGCTCCTGAAATAGTTCCCCCCGATGTTCGACATCCCTAGACTCCCCATGTCGGGGGTAACTCGGGGGACAACTCAGTGGGGCATGGAGTGCCGGAACTCGTACTGGAATCAAACGGACGTACCTGGACGCTCGATCCGTCCAGGGCATACACCCTCGGACGTGATCCGCAGGGGGACGTCGTCTTCGACGACGCCAGGGTCTCCTGGCGTCACGCCACGGTCAGTTTCAACGGCCGCAGTTGGGTCATCGAGGACCATGGCAGCACCAACGGCACGTTCGTGCAGGGGCAGCGGATCCACCACCTGGAGCTCGGCCCGGGCTCGGCGGTGAACCTGGGCAACGCCACCGACGGACCGCGTCTGAACCTCTCCGACGCCGCGGCCTCCGTCGCCACGCCGCAGGCCCAGCCCCAGCAGCAGCCCTACGCCGCGCAGAGCGCGAACCCCGGCTGGGCCCAGCAGGCGCCCGCCCAGCAGCAGGCTCCGCAGGCCGGCTGGCAACAGCAGCAGCCGCAGCAGTCCGGTGGGCACATCCCGCAGCAGCAGGCTCCCGGCGGTGCCGCGGGGGCACCGCCGGCCCACGGCGACCGCAGCCCCACCACGTTCCACCAGTTCTCCCTCGGCCGCGTGATGCGCATCGGCCGTGCCCTGGAGAACGAGCTGGTCGTCTCCGACCTGCAGGTCTCCCGGAACCACGCCGAGTTCCACGCCACGCCCGACGGCCGTATGGAGATCCGTGACCTCGGCTCCCACAACGGCACGTACGTCAACGGCCTGCCGATCCCCAAGGGCGGCGGGCAGTTGCTCGGCCCGGCCGATGTCGTCGGCGTCGGTCACTCGACGTTCCGGATCGTCGGCGACCGGCTAGAGGAGTTCGTCGACACCGGTGAGGTGTCCTTCTCCGCCCGCCACCTGACCGTCACGGTCGACGGCGGCAAGCAGATCCTCAAGGACGTCTCCTTCGGCGTCCCCGAGAAGTCGCTCATCGCGGTCATCGGCCCGTCCGGTTCCGGCAAGTCGACCCTGCTCAAGGCGCTCACCGGCTACCGCCCGGCCGACCAGGGCGAGGTCCTCTACGACAACCGCAACCTCTACAAGCAGTTCGCCGAGCTGCGCCAGCGCATCGGTCTGGTCCCGCAGGACGACATCCTGCACAAGGAACTGACCGTCAAGAAGGCCCTGAAGTACGCGGCCAAGCTCCGCTTCCCCGCCGACACAACGGCCCGCGAGCGCGAGGCCCGTATCGACGAGGTGCTGCGCGAGCTGAAGCTGGACATCCACAAGGAGAAGAAGGTCACCTCCCTCTCCGGTGGCCAGCGCAAGCGCGTCTCGGTGGCCCTGGAGCTGCTCACCAAGCCCTCGCTGATCTTCCTGGACGAGCCGACCTCCGGCCTCGACCCGGGCATGGACCGCGACGTCATGCAGCTGCTGCGCGGCCTCGCCGACGACGGACGCACCGTCCTCGTCGTCACCCACTCCGTGGCCGAGCTGGCGATCTGCGACAAGCTCCTCGTGATGGCGCCGGGCGGCTCCGTCGCCTACTTCGGCCCGCCCGAGGAGGCGCTGAACTTCTTCGGCTACGACACCTGGGCCGATGTCTTCTCCGCCTTCGAGAACTACCGCGACTACGACTGGGCGGGCCGCTGGAAGGGCTCGCAGCACTACCAGATGTACGCCGCGGACATCGACGCCGTGGCGCCGCAGTCCGTACAGGTTCCGCCCATGCAGGCGATGAAGCCGCCGAAGCCACAGGGCTGGATGTCCCAGTTCGTCACGCTGGTGCGGCGCTATGTCTCGGTGATCGCGTCCGACAAGGGCTTCCTCGCCCTGATGGTGATCCTGCCGGCCGTGCTCGGCGCGGTCAGCCTGCTCATCGACGCGGACAAGGGCCTGCTGCCGAACCCGGTCAACCCGCAGTCCGGCCGGATCATCCCGAACGGCACCGCCACCACGGTCCTGCTGATCCTCGCGGTCGGCGCCTGCTTCGCGGGCGCGGCGAACTCCGTCCGTGAGCTGATCAAGGAACGGGTCATCTACGAGCGGGAGCGCGCGACCGGCCTGTCACGCTCGGCGTATCTGATGTCCAAGGTGTTCGTGCTCGGCATGATCACCGTGCTGCAGGGCCTGCTGGTCGGCGTCATCGGCTTCTCCAGCCGGGAGATCCCCGAGGAGGGCCTGGTCTTCGGCAGCGCCACGCTCGTCGAGCTGTCCGTGCCGATCATGGCCCTGGGCTTCACCTCGATGATGTTCGGCCTGATCATCTCCTCGCTGGTGAAGACCGCCGAGAAGACCATGCCGCTGCTGGTGATGTTCGCCATCATCCAGGTCGTCTTCACGGGCTGCCTGTTCACGCTGCACGGTTCGATCGGCGTCAACCAGTTCTCGTTCCTGATGCCGTCGCGCTGGGCGGTCGCCGCCGCCGGCGCCACGCTGGACTTCAACAAGATCGCCCCGCCGGAGACCGCCGGCGACAACGATCCGCTGTGGGAGCACACGGTCGGCGCCTGGGCCATGGACATGGGCGCGCTCCTCGCGCTCGGCGTGCTCTGCGGCTTCTTCGTGGCCCGCTTCCTGCGCCGCCACGAGCCCGAGGTCATGCGCAAGTAGTCATCGCCTCACGCAAGACGCCCCGAAGGGCGGCACCTCGTCAGGAGGGTGCCGCCCTTCGGCGTTTTGTCGTTCAGCGAGCAGAGGTCCCGCGCTACCTCAGTACGCGCTGTCGACGTTGTCCATCGAGCCGTACTTGTCGGCCGCGTAGTTGCAGGCGGCGGTGATGTTCGCGACCGGGTC of the Streptomyces koelreuteriae genome contains:
- a CDS encoding SGM_5486 family transporter-associated protein, whose translation is MPVLDPNPQHGQKKMLLVFGAFFAIFIVIGVIATIASP
- a CDS encoding SixA phosphatase family protein produces the protein MSVAEPRTIVLFRHAKADWPQVTDHERPLADRGRKDAAEAGRRLADTGIPVDLALCSTSVRTRETWKLAVHEFPHRPKTVYEERIYEASPGELIAVLNETPDDVRNVLMIGHNPGIQGLADILAGSAEDDARERMDRRGFPAAAFAVLSFTGSWKNVEPGVAALGDYWAPTE
- a CDS encoding streptophobe family protein, with the protein product MGAGTGVERASDGARVPWGDVLMSAVAAVSWALIGMAGTAALGLRLLEADTAGSLGPMTAAVVALGAGGSVTPSGDVSVFGLTGAEADTAIEITPLGVSLVGALLLSYFFLRSLRAAGVVISPAELLARAGAVVALFVAMLGGLAWAGHDVITIDGGSLGLDDLTGGGGGGSGGLEIPGLGDAGDIGGLLPDRLGDLVDAQAAVGFSVDTVPTLFGGLGWSAGILLVALLASRRTPLPRGWEAVHRVVRPTVSAVVTVLLVAVAAGFAAAAYAASGDDHPGRIAGAALLGAPNGVWLGVPIGLFVPWDGRATGELTRFLPDPLDDLLVARPDQQVTLGRLAELDGRVWLLGVAAALMMLLAGVLTAVRSPVGSVAGAAAVRGSGALGFAGRCALRLGVATALALPLLAWLTDVSVTASLSVLGFDAFGAGIELHGHLGMALLLGAVWGAGAGAVGALLAWASGGAGRSAAVLARGDGVAGAGGGSGVGSYGEGQGWHGEAGQHSERTGRHGEGTGPYGEGTGWPSAAGRRDGGQGWHGEDTGQHAESTGAAGSQSEQASYGREAGPYAPGTPYRPPNPATNPYLRVPEELREPEDARPGDARRGPHDEGQPDGGRSDTPDAGRPDTRPTEPGNGDVYGAPTVARPVGPPPRGPRQPPGPRSGNGPPPRPDDGPPPPPPPPPPRKPRGGR
- the serB gene encoding phosphoserine phosphatase SerB, giving the protein MSASQTSSSDVPTLLVKIFGKDRPGITAGLFDTLAAFSVDVVDIEQVVTRGRMVLCALVTEPPPGLEGDLRATVHSWAESMKMQAEIISGLGDNRPRGLGRSLVTVLGHPLTSEATAAVTARITRTGGNIDRIFRLAKYPVTAVEFAVSGVETEPLRTALAPDAAKLGIDVAVVAAGLYRRAQRLVVMDVDSTLIQDEVIELFAAHAGCEDKVAEVTAAAMRGDLDFEQSLHARVALLEGLDASVVDKVRSEVRLTPGARTLIRTLKRLGYQVGVVSGGFTQVTDDLKERLGLDFAQANTLEIVDGRLTGKVTGEIVDRAGKARLLRRFAAEAGVPLSQTVAIGDGANDLDMLNAAGLGVAFNAKPVVREAAHTAVNFPFLDTVLYLLGVTREEVEAADTLDTV
- a CDS encoding ABC transporter ATP-binding protein/permease produces the protein MPELVLESNGRTWTLDPSRAYTLGRDPQGDVVFDDARVSWRHATVSFNGRSWVIEDHGSTNGTFVQGQRIHHLELGPGSAVNLGNATDGPRLNLSDAAASVATPQAQPQQQPYAAQSANPGWAQQAPAQQQAPQAGWQQQQPQQSGGHIPQQQAPGGAAGAPPAHGDRSPTTFHQFSLGRVMRIGRALENELVVSDLQVSRNHAEFHATPDGRMEIRDLGSHNGTYVNGLPIPKGGGQLLGPADVVGVGHSTFRIVGDRLEEFVDTGEVSFSARHLTVTVDGGKQILKDVSFGVPEKSLIAVIGPSGSGKSTLLKALTGYRPADQGEVLYDNRNLYKQFAELRQRIGLVPQDDILHKELTVKKALKYAAKLRFPADTTAREREARIDEVLRELKLDIHKEKKVTSLSGGQRKRVSVALELLTKPSLIFLDEPTSGLDPGMDRDVMQLLRGLADDGRTVLVVTHSVAELAICDKLLVMAPGGSVAYFGPPEEALNFFGYDTWADVFSAFENYRDYDWAGRWKGSQHYQMYAADIDAVAPQSVQVPPMQAMKPPKPQGWMSQFVTLVRRYVSVIASDKGFLALMVILPAVLGAVSLLIDADKGLLPNPVNPQSGRIIPNGTATTVLLILAVGACFAGAANSVRELIKERVIYERERATGLSRSAYLMSKVFVLGMITVLQGLLVGVIGFSSREIPEEGLVFGSATLVELSVPIMALGFTSMMFGLIISSLVKTAEKTMPLLVMFAIIQVVFTGCLFTLHGSIGVNQFSFLMPSRWAVAAAGATLDFNKIAPPETAGDNDPLWEHTVGAWAMDMGALLALGVLCGFFVARFLRRHEPEVMRK